TAAAATACATAGCTGCAATACAGGTAGCACTTTCTCTTAAATACTCATTATCCCCTAGAATAGAAACAATACGAGGTACATCATGATTTTCTATAAATAGTGCATTCCACCCTTTGTTCTCCAGTACTTTCTGCCACTTAGATAAAATTCTTTTTATATCTAATATACTTATTTTATGATATGACTGTGATTCAAATAAATCCAAAAGTTCAAATTGAAATATCATATTAAATATACCATCTTTTTCATTTACCCAGAGAGGCGCTTGTTCCACAGTAACCCCATTTGCTTCCCCTACAGTAACAATATCGTATTTATTAAGTGCCTTTTCTTTAAGTTCCTTTAAATAATAAAAAATCCCTTGAACGTTAGTATATCTCTCAAAGGCATCTACATACCTTTCGCCCTTAACATAAGGCATTTTTTTATCAAGCACATCTTTCTTAATATGACTTATGGCGTCTATCCTAAAGCCGTCTACGCCTCTTTCAAGCCACCAATTTATCATATCATATATTTCTTCACGCATTTTCCCATTTTCCCAGTTTAAATCCGGTTGATTTTTAGAAAACAAGTGAAAATAATACTCCTTGGTATTTCTGTCATATTCCCAAACAGAGCCTCCAAATATACCTTTCCAATTATTAGGTTCTTTATTTTTTATCCCCTGCTTCCATATATAAAAATTCCTCTTTGAATTATTTCTGCAGCTTCTAGATTCAATAAACCATGGATGTAAATCACTGGTATGATTTATAACTAAATCAATTATAAGCTTCATATCACGCACATGAACCTGTTTTAGAAGATCATAAAAATCATCCAATGTTCCAAACTCTGGTAAAATATCCCTATAATCGCTGATATCATATCCATTATCACAATTAGGGGATCTATACATGGGAGAAATCCATATCACATCAATACCTAAATCCTTTAAATAATCCAATTTTGAAATTATACCTTTTAAATCCCCTATACCATCCCCTGTAGAATCCATAAAACTTCTTACATATATCTCGTAAAATACTGCTTCTTTCCACCAGAGTTGTTTCATTTTAATCACCTCTTGTAATACTATACAATTATATTACAGTTTTATTTAGTATATCCATCTTTTATTGTCTTGTTTTTCTAATTTTATTATACTCAATAATGCAGTGCGGGATACTTATTCCTGTTAAATCCAAAACTTGTTTTACTGTCCTCAATAACAATTAAGCCGATAAGATATGCATATAATCTCATCGGCTTATACTTATAAATTGCCTTTTAAAAATAACATTATTATATAATGACATTGAATTTCATTATCATGAATATATCTATGAAAAAGTGCATCTATTAAATATCTACCTTATACTTCCTTGACTATGACCTTTTGCGCCATTCCCCTTCCCAGTGCAAGTCTGGTTTCCCCTATTTTTATAATTAAAGGTCCTTCGTCATTTCTAACCATCTGTATAACCATTCCTTTATTCAATCCCATTTCCATTATTTTTTTACATATACGCTCACTGCCTTGTATATCGTTAACCTCAGCATATCTCCCTATCGCTACACCGTTTAATGGCATCATACATGGCACCTCCTCCTTTTTCTCATTCATATCTAGACATCATTATCTTGTCCAACTTTAAATTATGTATAAAGCTATTCTAAAATTTAGATAAAGTTCGCTCACAACATAAATAGTACTTTTCTCTATCTAAACTAAATAACTTATCCCAAATCATGCCGATGCTTGTCCTTAAATTTAAACAAGTGGAAAATAATAAAAAACGGCAATCTCCAGATAAATTTCTATTAAAAACATTATAATAATGATATTCAATATCATTTATAATACACAATTTATTATAATATACTAATTTTTTTTTGTAAATACACTACACTATACCAAAGTGTTATTTTTTATTGAATATATTACAGTTTTAAAATATAAAAACAGCTGGACAGATTCTCCAGCTGTTTTTATATTTTAGTGTTAACGATTTTCAGATTTATCGCAGCCAGAGCAACCACAGCCACAACCGCTGCCTCCTTTGTGAGACTTATAAGTTTTATATCCAGCAAATGCTATTATGCCAAATAAAATTACTCCAACTATGACAGTAGACATATTATACCACCGCCTCCTGTTTTTTAGAATCACTAACTTTATTATTAACCTTAACAGGTTTTCTAAATAAGAGGTAAATTAATACACAAACTAAAGCAATAGCAACAACTGTACCTATGCCAAAACCTCTGCCTGCAAATAATGAACCTAATTGATATACAATCAATGCAATGATATAGGCAAATATAGTCTGATAGCCAATAGTAGCCCATGTCCATTTTGCTGAAGCCATTTCATTACGAACAGCACCTATGGCAGCAAAACAAGGAGCACATAATAAATTGAATATAAGGAATGTATATGCTGAAAGAGGAGTAAATGCCGCTTGAAGACTTCCCCAAACCTGTGCACCATCTTCAGCCACTTCTGCAAAACCATAAAGAATACCAAAAGTTCCTACAACATTCTCCTTAGCTATTAATCCAGTTATTGAAGCCACAGCAGCTTTCCAGTCACCCCATCCAAGTGGTGCAAATAAAGGTGCAATTACATTTCCTATACTAGCAAGTATGGACTGTTCTATATCCACCATTTTAAAAGTCCAGCTAAATGAGCTTAGTAACCAAACGCCGATAGTAGCAAGAAGTATTACAGTTCCTGCTTTCTTAACAAATGCTTTTGAACGTTCCCATGTATGAATGAGAACACCTTTAGCACCTGGTACATGATATACTGGAAGTTCCATTACAAAAGGAGCCGGATCTCCTGCAAAAACTCTCGTCTTTTTTAGAATAATACCTGAAACAATAATAGCTGCAATTCCTAAGAAATATGCAGAAGGTGCAACCCACGTGGATCCAGGAAACAAAGCCCCTGCAATTAAGGCAATAATAGGTAATTTAGCTCCACAAGGTATAAAAGTAGTGACCATGATTGTCATTCTCCTATCAAGCTCATTTTCAATGGTTCTACTTGCCATAATGCCTGGAACGCCACAGCCTGTTCCCACAAGAATTGGAATAAAAGATTTACCTGACAATCCAAATTTTCTAAATAGTCTATCCATAATAAATGCAATACGTGCCATATAACCGCAGTCCTCTAATAAAGCAAGACATAAGAATAATACCATCATTTGAGGCACAAAGCCAAGTACGGCACCTACACCGGCAACAATACCATCTAAAATAAGAGAATTCAACCAATGAGCAGTACCTATAGCTGTTAGAAAACCTTCCACTGCATTAGGTACAATATCAGTAAACAAAACATCATTTACCCAATCGGTCATCCATGCTCCTATTGTTGAAATAGAAAGATAATAAACAAGGAACATAACAACTGCAAAAATAGGTAATGCCAAAATACGATTGGTTACAATCTTGTCAATCCTATCAGAAACTGTTAATTTACTTCTATTCTTCTTATGAACAGCTTGTTTTACAACTTTACTTATATAAGAATATCTCTCATCTGTAATAATACTTTCACTATCATCGTCAAATTTTCTTTCACACTCATCTATAACATTTTCTATGCGTTCTTTTATATCATCTGGGAGAGTTATCTGCTCTTCAATTTTCTCATCCCGTTCAAATAATTTTATAGCAAACCAGCGAGAATTTAGTCCATTTAAATTATTTTTTATATTATCTTCAATTTCTGACAGAGCACTTTCTACGGCCTTTGAAAAAGTATGCCCTGGCGAAGAAACAGCCTTCATTTTGGCAAGCTGTATTGCTTTTTCAGCTACTTCCTTAGAACCAATGCCTTTTAATGCAGATGTTTCGATAACTTCACAG
This window of the Clostridium kluyveri DSM 555 genome carries:
- a CDS encoding glycoside hydrolase family 13 protein; protein product: MKQLWWKEAVFYEIYVRSFMDSTGDGIGDLKGIISKLDYLKDLGIDVIWISPMYRSPNCDNGYDISDYRDILPEFGTLDDFYDLLKQVHVRDMKLIIDLVINHTSDLHPWFIESRSCRNNSKRNFYIWKQGIKNKEPNNWKGIFGGSVWEYDRNTKEYYFHLFSKNQPDLNWENGKMREEIYDMINWWLERGVDGFRIDAISHIKKDVLDKKMPYVKGERYVDAFERYTNVQGIFYYLKELKEKALNKYDIVTVGEANGVTVEQAPLWVNEKDGIFNMIFQFELLDLFESQSYHKISILDIKRILSKWQKVLENKGWNALFIENHDVPRIVSILGDNEYLRESATCIAAMYFMMKGTPFIYQGQEIGMTNIKLEDIEEYNDIKSKEFYCTKIKEGVPKEKVMKILGLSSRDNARSPMQWNDKKNAGFTTGIPWFSVNENYKKINVENQLKDSKSILNFYKKMISIRRENKVFIYGNYKMILKDHMSIFAYTRTFKGEKAIVICNLSVVNALYRYDTIKLNYSNFLLGNYPIDKEKYATEFVLKPYETRIYKLNCLEEDSVWKKNM
- a CDS encoding FeoA family protein, which gives rise to MMPLNGVAIGRYAEVNDIQGSERICKKIMEMGLNKGMVIQMVRNDEGPLIIKIGETRLALGRGMAQKVIVKEV
- a CDS encoding FeoB-associated Cys-rich membrane protein, which encodes MSTVIVGVILFGIIAFAGYKTYKSHKGGSGCGCGCSGCDKSENR
- the feoB gene encoding ferrous iron transport protein B; amino-acid sequence: MSIKIALAGNPNSGKTTMFNNLTGSSQYVGNWPGVTVEKKEGKLKGHKDVIIQDLPGIYSLSPYTLEEVVSRNYLINEKPDCIINIVDGTNIERNLYLTTQLMEIGVPVVMAVNMIDMVRKNGDIIDIKKLREAIGCEVIETSALKGIGSKEVAEKAIQLAKMKAVSSPGHTFSKAVESALSEIEDNIKNNLNGLNSRWFAIKLFERDEKIEEQITLPDDIKERIENVIDECERKFDDDSESIITDERYSYISKVVKQAVHKKNRSKLTVSDRIDKIVTNRILALPIFAVVMFLVYYLSISTIGAWMTDWVNDVLFTDIVPNAVEGFLTAIGTAHWLNSLILDGIVAGVGAVLGFVPQMMVLFLCLALLEDCGYMARIAFIMDRLFRKFGLSGKSFIPILVGTGCGVPGIMASRTIENELDRRMTIMVTTFIPCGAKLPIIALIAGALFPGSTWVAPSAYFLGIAAIIVSGIILKKTRVFAGDPAPFVMELPVYHVPGAKGVLIHTWERSKAFVKKAGTVILLATIGVWLLSSFSWTFKMVDIEQSILASIGNVIAPLFAPLGWGDWKAAVASITGLIAKENVVGTFGILYGFAEVAEDGAQVWGSLQAAFTPLSAYTFLIFNLLCAPCFAAIGAVRNEMASAKWTWATIGYQTIFAYIIALIVYQLGSLFAGRGFGIGTVVAIALVCVLIYLLFRKPVKVNNKVSDSKKQEAVV